From the genome of Methylocystis bryophila, one region includes:
- a CDS encoding patatin-like phospholipase family protein, whose product MSDERLSVVPPPASGKAENGPAPRRVKIGLALGAGAARGWAHIGVLRELEERGIFPDVIAGTSIGAVVGGCYAAGKLDQIEAFARSLTKRRVFALMDLSFSGMSLISGERLKTSLEHEVGGLLIEKLPIPFAAVATEVGTGHEIWLQRGALDLAIRASYALPGIFEPVRVGDRYLFDGALVNPVPVTVCRALGAEYVIAINMASDMMYRSKVVADQLAAATAGAPAEGPFGGRGSAALEVGLLPRFFERSAAGSAPNVASAMVDAFNIVQDRILRSRLAGDPPDAIVNARGDEIGMFDFHRAEQAIAMGRDAAKRALPTIFSHIPAAALSS is encoded by the coding sequence ATGTCGGACGAGCGGTTGAGCGTTGTGCCGCCGCCTGCTTCGGGCAAAGCGGAAAACGGGCCGGCGCCGCGCCGCGTGAAGATCGGCCTGGCGCTGGGCGCCGGCGCCGCGCGCGGTTGGGCGCATATCGGCGTGCTCCGGGAATTGGAGGAGCGCGGGATTTTCCCCGACGTCATCGCCGGCACCTCGATCGGCGCGGTGGTCGGCGGCTGCTACGCCGCCGGGAAGCTCGATCAGATCGAGGCCTTCGCGCGCTCGCTAACCAAACGCCGCGTCTTCGCGCTGATGGATCTGTCTTTCTCCGGAATGAGCCTCATCAGCGGAGAGCGGTTGAAGACCTCGCTCGAGCACGAGGTCGGAGGCCTGCTCATCGAGAAACTGCCGATTCCCTTCGCGGCGGTCGCGACCGAGGTCGGGACGGGCCACGAGATCTGGCTGCAACGCGGCGCGCTCGATCTCGCCATTCGCGCCTCCTACGCGCTGCCCGGCATCTTCGAGCCCGTGCGCGTCGGCGACCGCTATTTGTTCGACGGCGCGCTGGTCAATCCTGTGCCCGTCACGGTGTGTCGGGCGCTCGGCGCGGAATATGTGATCGCCATCAACATGGCGAGCGACATGATGTATCGCTCGAAGGTCGTGGCCGACCAGCTCGCGGCCGCGACGGCAGGAGCGCCGGCCGAGGGACCTTTCGGGGGGCGGGGCAGCGCCGCCCTCGAGGTCGGCCTGTTGCCGCGCTTTTTCGAGCGAAGCGCCGCCGGATCGGCGCCCAATGTGGCGAGCGCGATGGTCGACGCCTTCAACATCGTGCAGGATCGGATTCTGCGCTCCCGCCTCGCTGGCGACCCGCCGGACGCCATCGTCAACGCCCGCGGCGACGAGATCGGCATGTTCGACTTTCACAGAGCCGAGCAGGCGATCGCCATGGGACGCGACGCGGCCAAGCGCGCGCTGCCGACCATCTTCTCGCACATTCCGGCTGCGGCGCTCTCAAGCTGA
- a CDS encoding rhomboid family intramembrane serine protease: protein MRSAGNDAAVAQGGVVKREPIFNIPSVIVAIVAVIVAVQLAAELLPQPFGLWLFGEFAFIPARVSFLLAPAATLRDLADLDADELTGLFDRGPLVTSTMASYAFLHANWTHVGVNAVSLLAFGSPVAKRLGSRRFFLFFIATAVGGALAHLATHPFSLEAVVGASAGISGAIGAIARFAFAPGGALHEDWGRAGAGGDTQPLQGLLDNRRAAIFVATWLLANVLFGTLSTAPGGAGPIAWEAHLGGFLAGLMLYGWFEPRRRPASPSR from the coding sequence GTGCGGAGCGCAGGGAACGACGCGGCCGTCGCGCAAGGAGGCGTGGTGAAGCGGGAGCCGATTTTCAACATCCCTTCGGTGATCGTCGCGATCGTCGCCGTCATCGTCGCCGTTCAGCTCGCCGCCGAGCTCCTGCCGCAGCCCTTCGGGCTGTGGCTGTTTGGAGAATTCGCCTTCATCCCCGCGCGCGTGAGCTTTCTCCTCGCGCCGGCCGCGACGCTTCGCGACCTCGCAGACCTCGATGCGGACGAGTTGACGGGGCTTTTCGATCGCGGCCCTCTCGTGACCTCGACCATGGCGAGCTACGCGTTTCTTCACGCCAATTGGACGCATGTCGGCGTGAACGCAGTGTCTCTCTTGGCCTTTGGATCGCCGGTGGCGAAAAGGCTCGGATCGCGGCGCTTCTTCTTGTTTTTCATAGCGACCGCCGTCGGCGGCGCGCTCGCGCATCTTGCGACGCATCCTTTCTCGCTAGAGGCCGTGGTCGGCGCCTCGGCGGGGATTTCTGGCGCGATCGGGGCGATCGCGCGCTTCGCCTTCGCGCCGGGCGGCGCGCTCCATGAGGATTGGGGGCGCGCGGGCGCCGGCGGCGACACACAACCGCTGCAAGGGCTTCTCGACAATCGGCGGGCGGCGATCTTCGTTGCGACCTGGCTCCTCGCCAATGTTCTGTTCGGAACGCTCTCGACGGCGCCCGGCGGCGCAGGCCCCATCGCCTGGGAGGCGCACCTCGGCGGTTTTCTCGCGGGGCTGATGCTCTACGGCTGGTTCGAGCCGCGCCGGCGGCCGGCAAGCCCTTCGCGATAA
- a CDS encoding PAS domain-containing protein, translating to MRHSISKDLYAYWDRLRGARAAPDRNDIDPAAIRHLLADCFIVEIDQACLLPLRLSGTRLNALWGGEGRGAPFLGMWREADQRELAAAVLTVIDGATPIVGGVKARARAADSEEADPSRRALDLELLLLPLRHFGKTRSRVLGSLSPLGEVDWFGRVPAAKIEIVSLRTMNAREREGFGARPERPPFPPVEIGGRRFIVYEGGKARA from the coding sequence ATGAGACATTCGATCAGCAAAGATCTTTATGCTTATTGGGACAGGCTGCGCGGGGCGCGCGCCGCTCCCGATCGCAACGACATTGATCCCGCCGCCATTCGTCATCTGCTGGCTGACTGCTTCATCGTCGAGATCGATCAGGCCTGCCTCTTGCCGCTCAGGCTCTCGGGGACACGACTCAACGCGCTTTGGGGCGGCGAGGGCAGGGGGGCTCCCTTCCTCGGCATGTGGCGGGAGGCGGATCAGCGCGAGCTTGCGGCGGCGGTGTTGACGGTCATTGACGGCGCGACGCCGATCGTCGGAGGCGTCAAAGCGCGCGCGCGGGCGGCTGACTCCGAGGAGGCCGACCCGTCGCGCCGCGCGCTCGACCTCGAGCTGCTGCTCCTGCCGCTGCGCCATTTCGGCAAGACGCGCTCGCGTGTTCTCGGCTCGCTCTCCCCCCTCGGCGAGGTCGATTGGTTTGGCCGCGTCCCGGCCGCCAAGATCGAGATCGTCTCGCTGCGCACGATGAACGCCAGGGAGCGCGAAGGCTTCGGCGCGCGCCCGGAAAGGCCCCCGTTCCCGCCAGTCGAGATCGGCGGCCGCCGCTTCATCGTCTACGAAGGCGGAAAAGCCCGCGCTTAG
- a CDS encoding winged helix-turn-helix transcriptional regulator, giving the protein MDVTKTREHLKHADCQKIGQVLARVGEKWSVLIIMILADGPRRFSELKRTINGISQRMLTLCLRGLERDGLIKRTVYSVMPPRVEYELTALGRSLTEPVIALGSWAQMHIADIDAAREAFDAQDDRKGVPPPLPK; this is encoded by the coding sequence ATGGATGTAACTAAAACACGGGAACACCTCAAACACGCTGACTGCCAAAAAATTGGACAGGTATTAGCTCGCGTAGGCGAGAAATGGAGCGTTTTGATTATTATGATTCTTGCGGATGGGCCCCGCCGTTTTTCAGAACTTAAGCGAACAATTAACGGAATTTCGCAGAGAATGCTTACACTATGCCTACGTGGATTGGAGCGCGACGGGCTGATCAAGAGAACGGTTTATTCAGTCATGCCGCCTCGGGTGGAATATGAGCTCACCGCCTTAGGGCGCTCGCTCACCGAGCCCGTCATCGCGCTCGGCTCCTGGGCGCAAATGCATATTGCCGACATTGATGCGGCCAGAGAGGCGTTCGACGCGCAGGACGACCGCAAAGGCGTCCCACCGCCTCTCCCGAAATAA
- a CDS encoding FMN-dependent NADH-azoreductase, whose product MTLLHIDSSILSEQSVSRQLTAAIVQRLTHANPGLAVVHSDLAAEAIDHLSSAEFLAFQGVEPQDDAAKQAVARNAKTLADFLAADVIVVGAPMYNLSLPSQLKAWLDRLAVAGKTFRYTENGVEGLAGGKRVIVASTRGGLYSTGAPAAFLDHQETYLRGFFGFLGITDITFVRAEGLALGPQSRTAAVDAALSDVQKLAA is encoded by the coding sequence ATGACACTCCTGCATATCGATTCCAGCATCTTGTCCGAGCAGTCGGTCAGTCGTCAGCTCACGGCGGCGATCGTCCAGCGATTGACCCATGCAAACCCCGGCCTCGCTGTCGTGCACAGCGACCTTGCGGCCGAGGCGATCGACCATCTTTCTTCCGCCGAGTTTCTCGCCTTCCAAGGCGTGGAGCCCCAGGATGACGCCGCCAAGCAGGCGGTTGCCCGAAACGCCAAAACCCTGGCCGATTTCCTCGCTGCGGATGTCATCGTCGTTGGCGCGCCGATGTACAATCTTTCCCTGCCTTCGCAACTCAAGGCCTGGCTCGACCGCCTTGCGGTTGCCGGTAAAACTTTCCGCTACACGGAAAATGGCGTCGAGGGACTGGCTGGCGGCAAGCGGGTGATCGTGGCCTCCACCCGTGGCGGCCTATACAGCACAGGCGCGCCAGCGGCTTTCCTCGACCATCAGGAAACCTACCTGCGCGGCTTTTTCGGCTTCCTGGGCATCACGGATATCACCTTCGTCCGGGCCGAAGGCCTGGCGCTCGGCCCGCAAAGCCGCACGGCGGCCGTCGATGCGGCCCTCTCCGACGTCCAGAAGCTCGCCGCCTAA
- a CDS encoding DoxX family protein, which yields MNLSFSAAPNKMTLFLSWGLRLVAAAAFLAAGGAKLAGVPMMVESFDHIGIGQWFRLVTGLIEVVGAIGLFFTATAAFSGLLLAVTMFFAALVHLFVIGGSPIPAVVLLAITASIAWLHR from the coding sequence ATGAACCTGTCTTTTTCCGCCGCCCCAAACAAAATGACCCTGTTTCTGTCTTGGGGGTTGAGGCTTGTCGCCGCCGCCGCCTTCCTCGCAGCAGGGGGGGCCAAGCTCGCGGGCGTCCCGATGATGGTCGAGAGTTTCGATCACATCGGCATAGGCCAATGGTTCCGGCTGGTCACGGGCCTCATCGAAGTCGTGGGCGCGATCGGCCTATTTTTTACGGCGACAGCCGCATTCAGCGGCTTGCTGCTCGCTGTCACCATGTTTTTTGCCGCGCTCGTCCATTTGTTCGTTATCGGCGGCAGCCCGATTCCGGCCGTCGTATTGCTGGCGATCACCGCCTCGATCGCCTGGCTGCACCGCTAG
- a CDS encoding transglycosylase domain-containing protein, with protein sequence MARKDNRREPYFEEARRGELRADPRDRPDAPRSRSRSASPPKEPPCREPPKPPRGRGRGPSRSSSSLLGRLFYWAFVLGIWGAIGLAALVLFYGARLPPIDQLAVPKRPPNVAILSLDGDLIANRGDMGGAAIKISELPPYLPKAFVAIEDRRFYSHWGLDPQGLARALLRDVLHRGGMQGGSTLTQQLAKNLFLTQERTLSRKIQEAILALWLERKYSKDLILELYLNRVYFGGGAYGVEAAAHRYYGHGAREITLPEAAVLAGLMKAPSKLAPDRNPQGAQERAEQVLNAMREEGFITPAQLKGALAKPARAKRDDGAGTINYAADYVMDALADKLGSIDEDLVVTTTIDKRLQRLAEQALTEELDKKGEKFGVTQGAVVALDPTGAVRALVGGRDYGESQFDRAASAKRQPGSAFKPFVYLAGVEHGLTPDTVREDGPLNVKGWQPENYSREYFGPVTLTRALSLSLNTVAVRVGLEVGPKAVVSTAHRLGVASDLQTNASIALGTSEVTPLELVSAYTPFANGGIGVQPHVVAKVLRATDGRVLYQWKNASNGRVIEPRHVAMMNTMMRETLVTGTARKAELPGWPAAGKTGTSQDFRDAWFVGYTSRLVAGVWLGNDDNSPTKHVTGGNLPVEVWSRFMREALRGAPPADLPGGYWNASQGLSAPDLVENVLDFLRGGAPPPNPPPPIRTRALSPAPAENPPSPAPAEDPPPPSPAPNGLTPPADIPSAPPSGVAPRRPPQTRRESGQDFFESLFGR encoded by the coding sequence ATGGCGCGTAAGGACAACCGCCGCGAACCCTATTTCGAGGAGGCGCGGCGCGGGGAGCTTAGAGCCGATCCGCGCGATCGTCCCGACGCGCCGCGTTCCCGCAGCCGTTCCGCGTCGCCGCCAAAGGAGCCGCCGTGCAGGGAGCCTCCGAAGCCGCCGCGTGGGCGGGGGCGGGGGCCGTCGCGGTCTTCCTCCTCCTTGCTTGGGCGGCTCTTCTATTGGGCTTTCGTGCTCGGCATTTGGGGCGCGATCGGCCTCGCCGCGCTCGTGCTGTTCTATGGCGCGCGGCTGCCGCCCATCGACCAGCTCGCTGTGCCGAAACGTCCGCCCAATGTCGCAATTCTTTCACTCGACGGCGATCTCATCGCCAATCGCGGCGACATGGGCGGCGCGGCGATCAAGATTTCCGAGCTGCCGCCCTATCTGCCGAAGGCCTTCGTCGCGATCGAGGATCGCCGTTTTTATTCGCATTGGGGCCTCGACCCGCAGGGGCTCGCGCGCGCTCTCCTGCGCGATGTGCTCCATCGTGGCGGCATGCAGGGCGGCTCGACGCTCACCCAGCAGCTCGCCAAGAATCTCTTCCTGACCCAGGAGCGCACGCTCTCCCGCAAGATCCAGGAGGCGATTCTCGCGCTCTGGCTCGAGCGCAAATACAGCAAGGACCTAATTCTCGAGCTCTATCTGAACAGGGTCTATTTCGGTGGGGGCGCCTATGGCGTCGAGGCGGCGGCGCACCGCTATTACGGCCATGGCGCGCGCGAGATCACGCTTCCCGAGGCGGCCGTGCTCGCCGGGCTCATGAAGGCCCCGAGCAAGCTTGCGCCCGACCGCAATCCGCAAGGCGCTCAGGAGCGAGCGGAGCAGGTCCTGAATGCGATGCGCGAGGAGGGCTTTATCACCCCGGCCCAGCTGAAGGGGGCGCTCGCGAAGCCCGCGCGGGCCAAGCGCGACGACGGCGCTGGCACGATCAACTACGCCGCCGACTATGTGATGGACGCGCTCGCCGACAAGCTCGGCTCGATCGACGAAGATCTCGTCGTGACCACGACCATCGACAAGCGCTTGCAAAGACTGGCTGAGCAGGCGCTCACGGAGGAGCTCGACAAGAAGGGCGAGAAGTTCGGCGTCACGCAAGGCGCCGTGGTCGCGCTCGATCCCACGGGCGCGGTTCGCGCACTCGTCGGCGGCCGGGACTATGGCGAGAGCCAGTTCGACCGGGCCGCCTCGGCCAAGCGCCAGCCGGGCTCGGCCTTCAAGCCTTTCGTCTATCTGGCCGGCGTCGAGCACGGCCTGACGCCCGACACGGTGCGCGAGGACGGCCCCCTCAATGTGAAAGGCTGGCAGCCCGAGAACTACAGCCGCGAGTATTTCGGGCCGGTCACCCTGACGCGCGCGCTCTCGCTCTCCTTGAACACGGTGGCCGTGCGCGTCGGGCTCGAGGTCGGCCCCAAGGCGGTCGTCAGCACTGCGCATCGTCTGGGCGTCGCCTCGGATCTCCAGACCAACGCCTCGATCGCGCTCGGCACCTCCGAGGTGACTCCGCTCGAGCTGGTCTCGGCCTACACGCCTTTCGCGAATGGCGGAATTGGCGTGCAGCCGCACGTGGTCGCCAAGGTTCTCCGCGCAACCGATGGGCGCGTGCTCTATCAGTGGAAGAACGCCAGCAATGGCCGCGTCATCGAGCCGCGCCACGTCGCGATGATGAACACGATGATGCGGGAGACGCTCGTCACGGGAACGGCGCGAAAGGCCGAGCTGCCGGGCTGGCCGGCCGCCGGCAAGACGGGCACGAGCCAGGATTTCCGCGACGCCTGGTTCGTCGGCTATACGAGCCGCCTCGTGGCCGGCGTCTGGCTCGGCAATGACGACAACTCGCCAACCAAGCATGTCACGGGCGGCAATCTGCCCGTCGAGGTCTGGAGCCGTTTCATGCGGGAGGCCTTGCGCGGCGCGCCGCCGGCCGATCTCCCCGGCGGCTATTGGAACGCGTCCCAGGGCCTGTCCGCACCCGATCTCGTCGAGAACGTCTTGGACTTCCTGCGCGGCGGCGCGCCGCCGCCTAATCCCCCGCCGCCGATTCGGACGCGGGCGCTGTCGCCCGCGCCGGCCGAGAACCCGCCGTCGCCCGCGCCGGCCGAGGACCCGCCGCCGCCAAGCCCCGCGCCCAACGGCCTAACGCCCCCGGCGGACATCCCCTCCGCGCCTCCCAGTGGCGTTGCTCCCCGAAGGCCTCCGCAGACGCGACGCGAATCTGGCCAGGATTTTTTCGAAAGTCTGTTCGGCCGCTGA
- the coxB gene encoding cytochrome c oxidase subunit II — protein MSKKTLACLYGKAFCCVIAALAASQSAYAQDDIGRPTPGGIGLPAMATPAGHETQAFYNDVLLPIITLIPIFVLGLLIYVMWRFNEKANPVASKYSHNHLLEIVWTAIPCLILIGIAFPSMHLLTTQVVVPEPSVTIKVTGNQWYWKYDYPKEQGGGFSFEQRGKPDSDLQPGELRMLAVDNEAVVPVNEVVKVQVTSSDVIHAFGIPSFAVRMDAIPGRLNETWFKIDKPGVYYGECYFICGKDHAYMPIAIRAVSRPEYEKWLAEAKEKFASGDGAGATARVAVNP, from the coding sequence ATGTCGAAAAAGACTTTGGCTTGCCTTTACGGCAAGGCCTTTTGCTGTGTCATTGCGGCCCTTGCCGCCAGTCAATCCGCATATGCTCAAGACGACATAGGGCGCCCGACGCCTGGCGGCATCGGTCTGCCGGCGATGGCGACGCCCGCCGGCCACGAGACCCAGGCCTTCTACAACGACGTGCTGCTGCCGATCATCACGCTGATCCCGATCTTTGTGCTGGGGCTTTTGATTTATGTGATGTGGCGTTTCAATGAGAAGGCCAACCCGGTCGCCTCGAAATACTCTCACAACCACTTGCTCGAGATCGTCTGGACCGCAATCCCCTGTCTCATCCTGATCGGCATCGCTTTTCCCTCGATGCATCTTCTGACGACGCAGGTCGTCGTCCCCGAGCCCTCGGTGACAATCAAGGTCACGGGCAATCAGTGGTACTGGAAATATGATTATCCGAAGGAGCAGGGCGGCGGCTTCTCCTTCGAGCAGCGGGGTAAGCCCGATTCCGATCTCCAGCCCGGCGAGTTGCGCATGCTGGCTGTCGACAACGAAGCCGTCGTTCCCGTCAACGAGGTGGTGAAGGTGCAGGTGACGTCCTCCGACGTGATCCACGCCTTCGGCATTCCCTCTTTCGCCGTGCGCATGGATGCGATCCCCGGTCGTCTGAACGAGACCTGGTTCAAGATCGACAAGCCGGGGGTTTATTACGGCGAATGCTACTTCATCTGCGGCAAGGACCACGCCTATATGCCGATCGCTATTCGCGCTGTCAGCCGGCCCGAATATGAAAAATGGCTCGCGGAAGCGAAGGAGAAATTCGCTAGCGGGGATGGCGCCGGGGCCACGGCCCGGGTCGCGGTCAATCCCTAA
- the ctaD gene encoding cytochrome c oxidase subunit I: protein MAHLDGLVATATHEHHETPTGLKRFLFSTNHKDIGTLYIWLGAIGGVIAFLLSLAMRLELAQPGVQIFPALAQVMHGADADSALDAGKNLYNMFITVHGVLMIFFMAMPILIGGFGNWFVPIMIGAPDMAFPRLNNISFWLLVTALMLAVFSMFVEGAPGMRGFAGGWTFYPPLSSNAGTPGPAMDFVILSLHAAGASSILGAINLITTIFNMRTPGMGLMKMPLFVWSLLVTAFLLIMVLPVLAGCVTMLLTDRNFGTSFYDPAGGGDLLLFQHLLWFFGHPEVYIIILPAFGIVSQVISTFSKKAVFGYHGMVYAMLAIAVIGSVVWAHHMYTVNLSLTAQRYFVLATMVVGVPTGIKVFSWIATMWGGSISFRTPMLWAIGFIFVFTIGGVTGIVLSNAGADRQFHEGYYLVAHFHYTLSLGAVFGIFAGFYYWWPKMTGYLYNERVADLNFWLMFIGVNVVFFPQHFLGLAGQPRRYIDYPDAYALWNLVSSTGMLFVTGALLAWAYVMIESLIKKRAAGDNPWGEGANTLEWTLTSPPPFHQFLTPPALPVVE, encoded by the coding sequence ATGGCTCACTTGGACGGTCTGGTCGCGACCGCGACGCACGAACATCACGAAACGCCGACGGGGCTCAAGCGCTTCCTTTTCTCGACCAATCACAAGGACATCGGCACGCTCTACATCTGGTTGGGCGCGATCGGCGGCGTGATCGCCTTCCTTCTGTCGCTGGCGATGCGCCTTGAGCTCGCCCAGCCGGGCGTGCAGATCTTTCCGGCGCTTGCGCAGGTGATGCATGGCGCCGACGCCGACAGCGCGCTCGACGCCGGCAAGAACCTCTACAACATGTTCATCACCGTCCATGGCGTGCTGATGATCTTCTTCATGGCCATGCCGATTCTGATCGGCGGCTTCGGAAACTGGTTCGTGCCGATCATGATCGGCGCGCCGGACATGGCCTTTCCGCGCCTCAACAACATTTCCTTCTGGCTGCTCGTCACGGCGCTCATGCTCGCCGTGTTCTCGATGTTCGTCGAGGGAGCTCCGGGCATGAGGGGCTTCGCGGGCGGCTGGACGTTCTACCCGCCGTTGTCGAGCAACGCCGGCACGCCGGGCCCTGCGATGGATTTCGTGATCCTCTCCCTGCACGCCGCGGGCGCTTCGTCGATCCTTGGCGCCATCAACCTCATCACGACGATCTTCAACATGCGCACGCCGGGCATGGGTCTGATGAAGATGCCGCTCTTCGTCTGGTCGTTGCTCGTCACCGCCTTCCTCTTGATCATGGTGCTGCCGGTGCTCGCGGGCTGCGTGACGATGCTGCTGACCGACCGCAACTTCGGCACGAGCTTCTATGATCCGGCCGGCGGCGGCGATCTGCTGCTGTTCCAGCACCTGCTGTGGTTCTTCGGCCATCCCGAGGTCTACATCATCATTCTGCCGGCCTTCGGCATCGTCAGCCAAGTCATCTCGACCTTCTCCAAGAAGGCGGTGTTCGGCTATCACGGCATGGTTTACGCGATGCTCGCCATTGCGGTGATCGGCTCGGTGGTCTGGGCGCATCACATGTATACGGTGAACCTGTCGCTCACCGCCCAGCGCTACTTCGTGCTCGCGACGATGGTCGTCGGCGTGCCGACGGGCATCAAGGTGTTCTCCTGGATCGCGACGATGTGGGGCGGGTCGATCTCGTTCCGCACGCCAATGCTCTGGGCGATCGGCTTCATCTTCGTCTTCACGATCGGCGGCGTGACGGGCATCGTGCTCTCCAACGCCGGCGCCGACAGGCAGTTCCACGAGGGCTACTATCTCGTCGCGCACTTCCACTACACGCTGTCGCTCGGCGCGGTGTTTGGCATCTTCGCCGGCTTCTACTACTGGTGGCCGAAGATGACGGGCTACCTCTACAACGAGCGTGTCGCCGATCTGAACTTCTGGCTGATGTTCATCGGCGTGAACGTGGTCTTCTTCCCGCAGCACTTCCTCGGCCTCGCCGGGCAGCCCCGCCGCTACATCGATTATCCGGACGCCTATGCGCTCTGGAACCTGGTGTCGTCGACCGGCATGCTCTTCGTGACCGGCGCCCTCCTGGCCTGGGCCTATGTGATGATCGAGTCGCTCATCAAGAAGCGCGCGGCCGGCGACAATCCTTGGGGCGAAGGCGCGAACACGCTGGAGTGGACGCTCACCTCGCCGCCGCCGTTCCATCAGTTTCTCACGCCGCCGGCCCTGCCGGTGGTCGAGTAA
- a CDS encoding cytochrome c oxidase assembly protein — protein MEQQRGYSTQWRTWRTAIGLVAFTVGMLALSFIAAPAYRAFCTATGIAGATKRASVAPTESIDRTIVVRFDSNTSPGLTWRFEPEVTKVKIRVGEVATVYYRVENLSDQETRGLASFNVSPGQAGPYFNKLACFCFQEQTLGPHEKAEWPVVFFLDPKLQEEPLMDGVEEVTLSYTFFAAKGKTAQGGEGAQGKNVGLN, from the coding sequence ATGGAGCAACAGCGCGGGTACTCAACGCAATGGCGAACATGGCGCACGGCGATCGGCCTCGTGGCCTTTACCGTCGGGATGCTCGCGCTGTCCTTCATCGCAGCGCCGGCCTACCGCGCCTTCTGCACGGCGACGGGCATTGCGGGAGCGACTAAAAGGGCCTCGGTGGCGCCGACGGAAAGCATCGACCGGACGATCGTCGTGCGTTTCGACTCCAACACCTCTCCTGGCTTGACTTGGCGCTTCGAGCCGGAAGTCACCAAGGTCAAAATCCGCGTCGGAGAAGTGGCGACAGTCTATTACCGGGTCGAGAACCTCTCGGACCAGGAAACGCGGGGACTCGCCTCGTTCAACGTCAGCCCCGGCCAGGCGGGTCCCTATTTTAACAAGCTCGCCTGCTTTTGTTTCCAGGAGCAGACGCTCGGGCCGCATGAGAAGGCGGAGTGGCCGGTCGTCTTCTTCCTCGATCCGAAGCTGCAGGAGGAGCCGCTCATGGACGGAGTCGAGGAAGTCACGCTCTCTTACACTTTCTTCGCCGCGAAGGGGAAAACGGCGCAGGGCGGCGAAGGTGCTCAAGGCAAGAACGTCGGCTTGAATTAG
- a CDS encoding cytochrome c oxidase subunit 3 yields the protein MTHEVTTGPSDKDRNYCLVDPSPWPIVMSFAVLILATGAVIWLSGHKGEAIFPHSKEIGAGGFFLGLAAVLATMFVWWRDVINEANRPGWHTPGVQNGLRWGMALFIFSEVMFFVAWFWAFFDSATFPNDAVQYMRTEVFGGLWPPKGTMVIDPWHLPIINTIILVSSGGTLMWGLKGLKENNRGQLIKGLMFTIGLGLLFTTLQVYEFIHAPFVFGYDPRHPTANNYGSTFFMATGFHGFHVVVGTIFLFVCLLRARAGAFSAHNHLGLEFAEWYWHFVDAVWIFLFICIYVWGNWGGVME from the coding sequence ATGACGCATGAAGTGACGACAGGTCCTTCCGATAAAGACCGCAATTATTGTCTCGTCGATCCGAGCCCGTGGCCGATCGTCATGTCGTTCGCGGTGCTGATCCTTGCGACCGGCGCAGTGATCTGGCTCTCGGGTCATAAGGGCGAAGCGATCTTCCCTCATTCGAAGGAGATTGGCGCGGGCGGCTTTTTCCTGGGTCTCGCCGCCGTGCTCGCGACGATGTTCGTCTGGTGGCGCGACGTGATCAACGAGGCTAACCGGCCTGGCTGGCACACGCCCGGCGTGCAGAACGGCTTGCGCTGGGGCATGGCGCTCTTCATCTTTTCCGAGGTGATGTTCTTCGTCGCCTGGTTCTGGGCCTTCTTCGACTCCGCGACCTTCCCGAACGACGCCGTGCAATATATGCGCACGGAAGTTTTCGGGGGCCTCTGGCCGCCGAAGGGCACCATGGTCATCGACCCCTGGCACCTGCCCATCATCAACACGATTATTCTCGTGAGCTCGGGCGGAACGCTGATGTGGGGGCTGAAGGGCCTCAAGGAAAACAACCGCGGCCAGCTGATCAAAGGCCTGATGTTCACGATCGGCCTCGGCCTGCTGTTCACGACTCTCCAGGTCTACGAGTTCATCCACGCGCCCTTCGTCTTTGGCTACGATCCGCGTCACCCGACAGCCAACAATTACGGCTCGACCTTCTTCATGGCGACCGGGTTCCACGGCTTTCACGTGGTCGTCGGCACGATCTTTCTGTTTGTGTGCCTGCTGCGCGCGCGCGCCGGCGCCTTCTCGGCGCATAATCATCTCGGCTTGGAATTCGCGGAGTGGTATTGGCACTTCGTGGACGCGGTCTGGATCTTCCTCTTCATCTGCATCTACGTCTGGGGCAATTGGGGCGGCGTGATGGAGTGA